A single region of the Buteo buteo chromosome 16, bButBut1.hap1.1, whole genome shotgun sequence genome encodes:
- the GRK2 gene encoding beta-adrenergic receptor kinase 1, with translation MADLEAVLADVSYLMAMEKSRAAPAARASKRILLPEPSIRSVMQKYLEDRGEVTFDKIFTQKIGYLLFRDFAFNQAEEAKPLMEFYEEIKKYEKLDSEEERAARSRHIFDHYIMKELLACSHPFSKSATEHVQSRLSKKQVPPDLFQPYIEEICQNLRGGIFQKFIESDKFTRFCQWKNVELNIHLTMNDFSVHRIIGRGGFGEVYGCRKADTGKMYAMKCLDKKRIKMKQGETLALNERIMLSLVSTGDCPFIVCMSYAFHTPDKLSFILDLMNGGDLHYHLSQHGVFSEAEMRFYAAEIILGLEHMHSRFVVYRDLKPANILLDEFGHVRISDLGLACDFSKKKPHASVGTHGYMAPEVLQKGVAYDSSADWFSLGCMLFKLLRGHSPFRQHKTKDKHEIDRMTLTMAVELPDSFSPELRSLLEGLLQRDVNRRLGCMGRGAQEVKEEPFFKGLDWQMVFLQKYPPPLIPPRGEVNAADAFDIGSFDEEDTKGIKLLESDQELYRNFPLTISERWQQEVTETVFEAVNADTDKLEARKKAKNKQLGHEEEYAMGKDCIMHGYMAKLGNPFLTQWQRRYFYLFPNRLEWRGEGESPQSLLTMEEIDSVEETQVKERKCILLRIRGGKQFVLQCDSDPELVQWRKELRDAQRQAQQLLQRVPRMQNKPRSPVVELSKVPFIQRSANGL, from the exons ATGGCGGACCTGGAGGCGGTGCTGGCGGACGTGAGCTACCTGATGGCCATGGAGAAgagccgcgccgcgcccgccgcccgcgccAGCAAGAGGATCCTCCTGCCCGAGCCCAG CATCCGCAGCGTCATGCAGAAGTACCTGGAGGACCGGGGAGAGGTGACGTTCGACAAGATCTTCACGCAGAAGATCG GGTACCTGCTCTTCCGGGACTTCGCCTTTAACCAGGCAGAGGAGGCCAAACCCCTGATGGAGTTTTATGAGGAG ATCAAGaagtatgagaagctggactCGGAGGAAGAGCGAGCTGCCCGGAGCCGCCACATCTTTGACCATTACATCATGAAGGAGCTGCTGGCCTGCTCCCAC CCCTTCTCCAAGAGTGCCACGGAGCATGTCCAGAGCCGCCTGAGCAAGAAGCAGGTGCCCCCAGACCTCTTCCAG CCCTACATTGAGGAGATCTGCCAGAACCTGCGTGGGGGCATCTTCCAGAAATTCATTGAGAG CGACAAGTTCACGCGGTTCTGCCAGTGGAAGAACGTGGAGCTGAACATCCAT CTCACCATGAACGACTTCAGCGTTCACCGAATCATCGGCCGCGGCGGTTTCGGGGAGGTCTACGGCTGCCGGAAAGCAGATACGGGCAAAAT GTATGCCATGAAGTGTTTGGACAAGAAACGCATCAAGATGAAGCAGGGCGAGACCCTGGCCCTCAACGAGCGCATCATGCTGTCCCTCGTCAGCACCGGG GACTGCCCGTTCATCGTGTGCATGTCGTACGCCTTCCACACACCCGACAAGCTCAGCTTCATCCTCGACCTCATGAACG GGGGAGACCTGCATTATCACCTGTCCCAGCACGGCGTCTTCTCGGAGGCAGAGATGAGGTTCTACGCGGCTGAGATAATCCTGGGCCTGGAGCACATGCACAGCCGCTTCGTGGTGTACCGCGACCTCAAG CCGGCAAACATCCTCCTGGATGAGTTTGGGCACGTCCGCATCTCAGACCTGGGCCTGGCCTGCGACTTCTCCAAAAAGAAGCCCCATGCCAGTGT GGGCACCCATGGGTACATGGCTCCGGAGGTGCTGCAGAAAGGGGTGGCATATGACAGCAGTGCTGACTGGTTCTCGCTGGGCTGCATGCTCTTCAAGCTGCTCCGGGG GCACAGCCCCTTTCGGCAGCACAAGACCAAAGACAAGCACGAGATCGACCGTATGACCCTCACTATG GCCGTCGAGCTGCCGGACTCCTTCTCCCCCGAGCTGCGCTCCCTGCTCGAGGGGCTGCTGCAGCGAGATGTCAACCGGCGGCTGGGCTGCATGGGGCGCGG ggctcaggaGGTGAAGGAGGAGCCCTTCTTCAAGGGCCTGGACTGGCAGATGGTTTTCCTGCAGAAG TACCCGCCGCCCCTGATCCCACCCCGTGGCGAGGTGAATGCGGCTGACGCCTTTGACATCGGCTCGTTCGATGAGGAGGACACGAAGGGCATCAAG CTGCTGGAGAGCGACCAGGAGCTGTACCGCAACTTCCCGCTCACCATCTCCGAGCGGTGGCAGCAGGAGGTGACGGAGACAGTCTTCGAAGCCGTCAACGCCGACACCGACAAGCTGGAGGCTCGCAAGAAGGCCAAGAACAAGCAGCTGGGCCACGAGGAGG AGTACGCCATGGGCAAGGACTGCATCATGCACGGGTACATGGCCAAGCTGGGCAACCCCTTCCTGACGCAGTGGCAGCGCCGCTACTTCTACCTCTTCCCCAACCGCCTCGAGTGGCGTGGGGAGGGCGAGTCGCCG CAGTCCCTGCTCACCATGGAGGAAATCGACTCGGTGGAGGAGACGCAGGTGAAGGAGCGCAAGTGCATCCTGCTCCGCATCCGCGGCGGCAAGCAGTTCGTGCTGCAGTGCGAT AGTGACCCCGAGCTGGTGCAGTGGCGGAAGGAGCTGCGGGACGCCCAGCGCCaggcccagcagctgctgcagcggGTGCCGCGCATGCAGAACAAGCCCCGCTCGCCCGTGGTGGAGCTCAGCAAAGTGCCGTTCATCCAGCGCTCCGCCAACGGGCTCTGA